From one Solanum stenotomum isolate F172 chromosome 12, ASM1918654v1, whole genome shotgun sequence genomic stretch:
- the LOC125847792 gene encoding U-box domain-containing protein 5 isoform X2: MVPVMLATQISQLVADLEAGIFSLDPSEEEARKVLSKLLHQYTSTTHSGEEHVFEAIQIAMRSLRITSPKDLLIEKRSIKKQLEKIGEGDPPKRKILLFFLSLLNKNGKSIVAEHTENGSLQHEDSLEYEVESHLKCNHNDAQRDIFNGSRLPDEFKCPLSSRLMYDPVVIASGQTYERFWIEKWFAQGNDTCPKTKRKLVHLSSTPNNSMKDLISRWTAAHGVSVVDPSVQATVGHSWESSSTSIASLSSSMMDLSINIDFSNLSLGTSDASFASHASHSKISNDFHKGQSRESIHEMELERLTRLSSLSWESQCNLIGNIRNMLTQNGEASNWMSSDNFIQKLFRFMKDAHKCNDQDAQLLGCQSLLAVLDECGSSLPYLNDDAFALLTSLLGSEVSKEAIAIFEVLSRHQNCHHKITMSGALPTLLEILDAHSRELQEPAIKILCNMSGSSKIGSLIAPSELVPKLVPFLEDTVLARNCVIILQNLCNKEDARIAIAETDGCIAAVVKLLERDNRKDQEHAVDFLLSLCLQRVQYCQLVMDEGVIPELVSVSINGNNKAKAMALELLRLLKGEFSDTGESYEPEVYIPKPQPPTTDFTQPKSRSQGTGIFGKFFSKRSSPTAKRINRK, translated from the exons ATGGTTCCTGTAATGTTGGCTACACAG ATATCACAACTGGTTGCTGACCTGGAGGCTGGGATATTCAGCTTGGACCCATCTGAAGAGGAGGCAAGGAAGGTATTGAGCAAGCTACTTCATCAGTATACATCTACAACTCATTCAGGGGAAGAACATGTCTTTGAGGCTATTCAAATTGCTATGCGGAGCCTGCGTATCACATCTCCAAAAGATCTTTTGATAGAAAAAAGATCCATCAAAAAACAACTGGAGAAAATTGGGGAGGGTGATCCACCAAAAAGGAAAATCTTATTGTTCTTTCTGAGTCTTCTCAACAAAAATGGCAAATCTATCGTGGCAGAGCACACAGAGAATGGATCTCTGCAGCATGAGGACTCCCTTGAATATGAAGTGGAATCTCATCTGAAATGTAATCATAATGATGCTCAAAGAGATATCTTCAACGGCTCTCGACTTCCGGATGAGTTCAAATGTCCTTTATCATCAAGACTAATGTATGATCCTGTTGTCATTGCTTCTGGACAAACATATGAAAGATTTTGGATTGAAAAATGGTTTGCTCAAGGTAATGATACATGTCCAAAAACTAAGAGGAAATTGGTCCATTTGTCGTCAACCCCAAATAACTCAATGAAGGACCTCATATCAAGGTGGACTGCAGCACATGGGGTCAGCGTTGTTGATCCCAGTGTACAAGCAACAGTAGGTCACTCATGGGAATCATCTTCCACTTCAATTGCTAGCTTGAGCAGTTCAATGATGGATCTATCTATAAATATAGACTTCAGCAATTTATCACTGGGAACTTCAGATGCTAGTTTTGCATCACATGCTTCGCATTCTAAGATTTCAAATGACTTTCATAAAGGTCAATCTCGTGAAAGCATACATGAAATGGAACTGGAGCGTTTAACGAGGCTTAGTTCACTTTCTTGGGAGTCTCAATGCAACTTGATTGGAAATATCAGAAACATGTTGACACAAAACGGTGAAGCTAGCAATTGGATGTCATCGGACAATTTTATTCAAAAACTTTTCAGATTCATGAAAGATGCACATAAATGTAATGATCAGGATGCTCAATTATTGGGATGTCAGTCATTATTAGCAGTTCTAGACGAATGCGG AAGCAGTTTGCCATACTTGAACGATGACGCATTTGCTCTTTTGACCTCATTGCTTGGTTCGGAGGTTTCTAAGGAAGCTATTGCTATATTCGAAGTGTTGTCCCGCCACCAAAACTGTCACCATAAAATTACCATGTCTGGTGCACTACCTACTCTCCTGGAGATCCTTGATGCCCACAGTAGAGAATTGCAGGAACCAGCCATCAAAATATTATGTAACATGTCAGGAAGTAGCAAAATTGGTTCCTTGATTGCACCTTCAGAGTTGGTTCCTAAATTGGTTCCTTTTCTTGAGGATACAGTGCTCGCAAGAAATTGTGTCATCATTTTGCAAAATTTGTGCAACAAAGAAGATGCTAGAATTGCTATAGCTGAAACTGATGGATGCATTGCAGCAGTTGTGAAACTGCTCGAACGTGACAATCGCAAGGACCAGGAACATGCTGtggattttcttctttctttatgCCTACAACGGGTTCAATATTGTCAACTGGTAATGGATGAAGGTGTCATCCCTGAACTTGTCTCTGTATCTATTAATGGAAACAACAAAGCAAAGGCAATGGCTTTGGAGTTGTTGAGACTGCTGAAGGGAGAATTTAGTGATACTGGAGAATCTTACGAACCGGAAGTCTACATTCCTAAACCCCAACCCCCTACCACTGACTTTACTCAACCGAAATCTCGTTCCCAAGGAACAGGaatttttgggaaatttttCTCGAAACGTAGTTCGCCTACTGCCAAAAGGATAAATAGAAAGTAA
- the LOC125847792 gene encoding U-box domain-containing protein 5 isoform X1: MGSDAASVAGIPSPRDIKVHRLMCMELIKFVTGVAMLLPAIEEARPGSNPGIQILCQLTRALDKAKDILQHCSESSKLYLALTGNVILSRCNKSKKLLEQSLSCVQNMVPVMLATQISQLVADLEAGIFSLDPSEEEARKVLSKLLHQYTSTTHSGEEHVFEAIQIAMRSLRITSPKDLLIEKRSIKKQLEKIGEGDPPKRKILLFFLSLLNKNGKSIVAEHTENGSLQHEDSLEYEVESHLKCNHNDAQRDIFNGSRLPDEFKCPLSSRLMYDPVVIASGQTYERFWIEKWFAQGNDTCPKTKRKLVHLSSTPNNSMKDLISRWTAAHGVSVVDPSVQATVGHSWESSSTSIASLSSSMMDLSINIDFSNLSLGTSDASFASHASHSKISNDFHKGQSRESIHEMELERLTRLSSLSWESQCNLIGNIRNMLTQNGEASNWMSSDNFIQKLFRFMKDAHKCNDQDAQLLGCQSLLAVLDECGSSLPYLNDDAFALLTSLLGSEVSKEAIAIFEVLSRHQNCHHKITMSGALPTLLEILDAHSRELQEPAIKILCNMSGSSKIGSLIAPSELVPKLVPFLEDTVLARNCVIILQNLCNKEDARIAIAETDGCIAAVVKLLERDNRKDQEHAVDFLLSLCLQRVQYCQLVMDEGVIPELVSVSINGNNKAKAMALELLRLLKGEFSDTGESYEPEVYIPKPQPPTTDFTQPKSRSQGTGIFGKFFSKRSSPTAKRINRK, encoded by the exons ATGGGGAGTGATGCTGCTTCAGTTGCTGGGATACCATCTCCTCGTGACATTAAG GTGCATCGTCTAATGTGCATGGAACTAATTAAATTTGTTACTGGAGTTGCAATGTTGCTTCCAGCAATTGAAGAAGCCCGTCCTGGATCCAACCCTGGAATACAGATACTTTGCCAGTTAACCAGAGCACTTGACAAAGCCAAGGACATTCTTCAGCATTGTAGTGAATCCAGTAAACTATACTTG GCACTAACTGGAAATGTTATACTTTCAAGATGcaacaaatcaaaaaaattgcTTGAGCAAAGCTTGAGCTGTGTGCAGAATATGGTTCCTGTAATGTTGGCTACACAG ATATCACAACTGGTTGCTGACCTGGAGGCTGGGATATTCAGCTTGGACCCATCTGAAGAGGAGGCAAGGAAGGTATTGAGCAAGCTACTTCATCAGTATACATCTACAACTCATTCAGGGGAAGAACATGTCTTTGAGGCTATTCAAATTGCTATGCGGAGCCTGCGTATCACATCTCCAAAAGATCTTTTGATAGAAAAAAGATCCATCAAAAAACAACTGGAGAAAATTGGGGAGGGTGATCCACCAAAAAGGAAAATCTTATTGTTCTTTCTGAGTCTTCTCAACAAAAATGGCAAATCTATCGTGGCAGAGCACACAGAGAATGGATCTCTGCAGCATGAGGACTCCCTTGAATATGAAGTGGAATCTCATCTGAAATGTAATCATAATGATGCTCAAAGAGATATCTTCAACGGCTCTCGACTTCCGGATGAGTTCAAATGTCCTTTATCATCAAGACTAATGTATGATCCTGTTGTCATTGCTTCTGGACAAACATATGAAAGATTTTGGATTGAAAAATGGTTTGCTCAAGGTAATGATACATGTCCAAAAACTAAGAGGAAATTGGTCCATTTGTCGTCAACCCCAAATAACTCAATGAAGGACCTCATATCAAGGTGGACTGCAGCACATGGGGTCAGCGTTGTTGATCCCAGTGTACAAGCAACAGTAGGTCACTCATGGGAATCATCTTCCACTTCAATTGCTAGCTTGAGCAGTTCAATGATGGATCTATCTATAAATATAGACTTCAGCAATTTATCACTGGGAACTTCAGATGCTAGTTTTGCATCACATGCTTCGCATTCTAAGATTTCAAATGACTTTCATAAAGGTCAATCTCGTGAAAGCATACATGAAATGGAACTGGAGCGTTTAACGAGGCTTAGTTCACTTTCTTGGGAGTCTCAATGCAACTTGATTGGAAATATCAGAAACATGTTGACACAAAACGGTGAAGCTAGCAATTGGATGTCATCGGACAATTTTATTCAAAAACTTTTCAGATTCATGAAAGATGCACATAAATGTAATGATCAGGATGCTCAATTATTGGGATGTCAGTCATTATTAGCAGTTCTAGACGAATGCGG AAGCAGTTTGCCATACTTGAACGATGACGCATTTGCTCTTTTGACCTCATTGCTTGGTTCGGAGGTTTCTAAGGAAGCTATTGCTATATTCGAAGTGTTGTCCCGCCACCAAAACTGTCACCATAAAATTACCATGTCTGGTGCACTACCTACTCTCCTGGAGATCCTTGATGCCCACAGTAGAGAATTGCAGGAACCAGCCATCAAAATATTATGTAACATGTCAGGAAGTAGCAAAATTGGTTCCTTGATTGCACCTTCAGAGTTGGTTCCTAAATTGGTTCCTTTTCTTGAGGATACAGTGCTCGCAAGAAATTGTGTCATCATTTTGCAAAATTTGTGCAACAAAGAAGATGCTAGAATTGCTATAGCTGAAACTGATGGATGCATTGCAGCAGTTGTGAAACTGCTCGAACGTGACAATCGCAAGGACCAGGAACATGCTGtggattttcttctttctttatgCCTACAACGGGTTCAATATTGTCAACTGGTAATGGATGAAGGTGTCATCCCTGAACTTGTCTCTGTATCTATTAATGGAAACAACAAAGCAAAGGCAATGGCTTTGGAGTTGTTGAGACTGCTGAAGGGAGAATTTAGTGATACTGGAGAATCTTACGAACCGGAAGTCTACATTCCTAAACCCCAACCCCCTACCACTGACTTTACTCAACCGAAATCTCGTTCCCAAGGAACAGGaatttttgggaaatttttCTCGAAACGTAGTTCGCCTACTGCCAAAAGGATAAATAGAAAGTAA
- the LOC125848877 gene encoding tubby-like F-box protein 5, with product MSLKSIVREMKDGIGNISRRGTERKHWSNRTRSHIVPDVALSDPIEQGQWANLPPELLLDIIRRVEESEASWPARSALLFCASVCKSWREITKEIVKTPEECGRLTFPISLKQPGPRESPIQCFIKRDRANSVYRLYFGMTPSEDERDKLLLSAKKIRRATSTDFVISFVADDFSRASNMYAGKLRSNFLGTKFSIHDCQPPSDAAIQQPGSLSRRFHAKQVSPRVPACNYRVATISYELNVLRTRGPRRMHSAMHSIPLSSIQEGGSAPTPKSFPQSFDEKSFSGPLAIAKESTMDISSSGISRSAVTATSQELLVLKNKAPRWHEQLQCWCLNFKGRVTVASVKNFQLVAAVDPSHNIPVAEQEKVILQFGKIGKDIFTMDYRYPLSAFQAFAICLSSFDTKPACE from the exons ATGTCTTTGAAGAGCATTGTTCGTGAGATGAAAGATGGTATAGGGAATATATCAAGGAGGGGAACAGAAAGAAAGCATTGGAGCAACAGAACCCGGTCACATATAGTCCCTGATGTGGCCCTTTCTGATCCAATTGAACAAGGACAATGGGCAAATTTACCACCAGAACTTCTTTTGGATATCATCCGCAGGGTTGAAGAGAGTGAGGCATCATGGCCTGCTCGATCTGCCCTTCTCTTTTGTGCATCTGTTTGCAAATCATGGAGGGAAATTACCAAGGAGATTGTTAAGACTCCTGAGGAATGTGGTAGGCTTACCTTTCCCATTTCACTGAAACAG CCGGGTCCCCGTGAATCCCCAATCCAGTGCTTTATTAAACGGGACAGAGCTAATTCAGTTTATCGTCTCTACTTTGGCATGACTCCAT CTGAGGATGAGAGGGATAAACTATTGTTGTCTGCCAAAAAAATCAGAAGGGCGACAAGCACAGACTTTGTGATATCATTTGTTGCAGATGATTTTTCTCGAGCTAGCAATATGTATGCCGGTAAACTGAG ATCTAACTTTCTTGGGACCAAGTTCTCCATACATGATTGCCAACCTCCAAGTGATGCAGCCATTCAACAACCTGGTAGTCTCAGTCGGAGATTTCACGCAAAACAAGTTTCTCCAAGAGTACCTGCGTGCAACTATAGAGTAGCTACCATTTCGTATGAACTCAATGTTCTTCGTACAAGAGGACCTAGGAGAATGCATTCTGCCATGCACTCTATCCCCTTGTCTTCAATCCAGGAGGGTGGCAGTGCTCCAACACCTAAATCATTCCCACAATCTTTTGATGAGAAGTCATTTTCTGGACCACTCGCAATAGCAAAGGAGTCAACCATGGATATCAGCTCCTCTGGCATTTCAAGGTCAGCAGTGACGGCGACTTCTCAAGAGCTGCTTGTGCTAAAAAACAAGGCTCCTAGGTGGCATGAACAATTGCAGTGCTGGTGCTTAAATTTTAAAGGCCGTGTTACGGTGGCTTCTGTGAAAAATTTTCAGCTAGTGGCAGCAGTTGATCCATCTCACAATATACCAGTCGCTGAACAAGAAAAAGTAATTTTACAGTTTGGAAAAATTGGAAAAGACATCTTCACCATGGACTACCGCTATCCACTTTCTGCTTTCCAAGCTTTTGCAATCTGCTTGAGCAGCTTTGACACGAAACCAGCCTGTGAATGA